A stretch of the Uranotaenia lowii strain MFRU-FL chromosome 3, ASM2978415v1, whole genome shotgun sequence genome encodes the following:
- the LOC129758545 gene encoding farnesol dehydrogenase-like, translating to MDRWNGKVAVVTGSSSGIGAAIAKDLTKAGMIVVGLARRVERVKALKNDLPKEVAENLHAVKCDVSKEEDILSTFKWVEEKFGGVDVLVNNAGIVRDSALLEPENTQKLKEVIDTNVMGLVMCSREAFQSMKKRAVDGHIIHINSVAGHHVIDYPRLNIYSASKFAVTAITETMRQELRTEGTKVKVTSISPGGVRTEIMTVEIPPEYPILEAEDISEAVLYVLGTPPRVQVHELTIKPVGETF from the exons ATGGATCGCTGGAACGGAAAGGTGGCCGTCGTTACCGGAAGCAGTTCGGGAATCGGGGCAGCAATTGCCAAAGATTTGACCAAGGCCGGCATGATCGTGGTTGGTTTGGCCCGTCGAGTTGAACGAGTTAAAGCCCTCAAGAACGATCTACCGAAGGAGGTGGCTGAAAATTTGCATGCCGTTAAATGTGATGTTTCGAAAGAAGAAGACATTCTTAGCACCTTCAAGTGGGTCGAAGAAAAGTTTGGTGGGGTAGATGTGCTGGTAAATAATGCCGGCATCGTGAGGGATTCGGCACTTCTAGAACCCGAAAACACCCAGAAACTGAAGGAAGTGATCGACACCAACGTGATGGGACTGGTGATGTGCAGTCGGGAAGCCTTCCAATCGATGAAGAAACGGGCCGTCGATGGACACATCATTCACATTAATAGCGTTGCCGGCCACCATGTGATCGACTATCCCCGTTTGAATATCTACTCGGCGTCCAAATTTGCTGTCACTGCAATAACGGAAACCATGCGGCAGGAGCTGAGAACCGAGGGAACCAAAGTCAAAGTTACG agCATAAGTCCCGGCGGCGTGAGGACGGAAATCATGACCGTCGAAATTCCTCCAGAGTACCCCATACTGGAAGCGGAAGACATTTCGGAAGCAGTGCTGTACGTCCTGGGAACGCCACCACGAGTCCAGGTTCACGAGCTTACCATAAAGCCTGTTGGGGAGACGTTCTAA